One segment of Solanum lycopersicum chromosome 1, SLM_r2.1 DNA contains the following:
- the LOC101262672 gene encoding serine carboxypeptidase 1-like — protein MNISSVLSVILILCYLSARQCYAGEVDVLREFLKARRTKTTNVISQGVAVAEKQRSVSEFIVPQVGSKENDKISALPGQPSGINFAQYSGYVTVNADSGRALFYYLAESSNDPATKPLVLWLNGGPGCSSFGNGGMVELGPFRVNKDGKTLWLNQFAWNNVANVLFLESPAGVGFSYSNTSSDYTSGDEKTKRDSFTFLVNWMERFPEYKNRDFYIVGESYAGHYVPQLAQLILSHKKSEPNLVINLQGIATGNALLDDETSNSGSYDFYWSHALISDEVHEGIIKNCNFSTETTISEACDEFTSEADSCQANLYDYNTYSQLCNSSAYTSLPIDGFDPCSADYVFNYLNTAEVQKALNVRDIPQSWESCSGISWEDSPHTVLPIFQELMQSGIRVWIYSGDIDHILPVTTSRYAIDKIKTPIKTAWYPWFFQGEVGGYAVEYQNLTFVTVRGAGHFVPSYQPGRALTMFSSFINGTLPPRFN, from the exons ATGAACATTTCTTCTGTTTTAAGTGTAATTCTAATTTTGTGCTACCTAAGTGCCCGACAATGTTACGCAGGGGAAGTAGATGTTCTACGAGAATTTCTCAAGGCTCGAAGGACAAAAACAACAAATGTTATTAGCCAAGGCGTAGCGGTTGCTGAGAAACAGAGATCAGTGTCTGAATTCATAGTGCCACAGGTAGGATCAAAGGAAAATGACAAGATCTCGGCATTGCCAGGGCAACCAAGTGGGATCAATTTTGCTCAATATTCAGGATATGTGACTGTTAATGCTGATTCTGGTAGAGCCCTATTCTATTACTTGGCAGAATCATCTAATGATCCTGCTACAAAGCCTCTTGTTTTGTGGCTAAATGGAG GACCTGGTTGCTCTTCATTCGGAAATGGAGGGATGGTGGAACTTGGACCATTTCGCGTCAATAAAGATGGGAAAACCTTGTGGCTCAATCAATTTGCCTGGAACAATG TGGCAAATGTCCTGTTTTTAGAATCACCAGCAGGTGTTGGATTCTCTTATTCTAATACATCATCAGATTATACTAGTGGAGATGAAAAGACTAAACGAGACAGTTTCACTTTTCTCGTCAATTGGATGGAAAGATTCCCAGAATATAAAAACCGTGATTTCTATATTGTTGGGGAGAGTTATGCTGGGCACTATGTTCCCCAACTTGCTCAGCTGATCTTATCCCACAAGAAATCAGAACCCAACCTTGTCATTAACTTGCAAGGAATAGCT ACTGGAAATGCCCTCCTCGACGATGAAACTTCAAACAGTGGTTCATACGACTTTTATTGGTCACACGCACTAATATCAGATGAAGTCCATGAAGGAATTATAAAGAATTGCAACTTTTCAACAGAAACAACTATCTCAGAAGCTTGTGATGAATTCACAAGCGAAGCAGATTCATGTCAAGCcaatttatatgattataaCACATATTCCCAGCTCTGCAACTCCTCTGCCTATACTTCCCTTCCT ATAGATGGATTTGATCCATGCTCAGCTGATTACGTATTTAATTACCTAAACACTGCTGAAGTGCAAAAGGCACTCAATGTCAGAGATATACCCCAATCCTGGGAATCTTGCAG TGGCATCTCTTGGGAAGACTCCCCACATACTGTTCTACCAATCTTTCAAGAGCTCATGCAAAGTGGCATTAGAGTTTGGATTTACAG TGGAGACATAGATCATATTTTGCCTGTAACGACAAGTAGATATGCTATCGACAAAATCAAAACACCAATCAAAACGGCATGGTACCCCTGGTTCTTCCAAGGAGAG GTTGGTGGTTATGCTGTAGAATACCAAAACTTGACATTCGTGACAGTACGTGGAGCAGGACATTTCGTGCCAAGCTATCAACCTGGCCGTGCATTGACCATGTTTTCATCCTTCATCAATGGGACACTCCCTCCTCGTTTCAATTAA
- the LOC138340775 gene encoding serine carboxypeptidase 1-like, with amino-acid sequence MNISSVLPLFLILCYISAQQCYAGEADVLREFLKARRTKTRNVMSQGLAVADKQISVSKFIVPQVGSKKNDKISALPGQPKGINFAQYSGYVTVDANAGRALFYYFAESSNDPSTKPLVLWLNGGPGCSSFGNGGMAELGPFRVNEDGKTLWLNPFAWNKVANVLFLESPAGVGFSYSNTSSDYTTGDEKTRQDSFTFLVNWMERFSEYKNRYFYIIGESYAGHYVPQLAQLILSQKKTKHNLVINLQGIATGNALLDDETWNSGSYDFYWTHALISDEVHDGIVKNCNFSTETSTSEACDKYTSEADSCQGNIYSYNTYSQLCNSSSYTSLPIDGFDPCSADYVENYLNTAEVQKALKVRDIPHSWESCSDDIGGYWQDSPNTVLPIFQELMQSGIRVWIYSGDVDHILSVTTSRYAINKIKTPIKTAWYPWFFNGEVGGYAVEYQNLTFVTVRGAGHLVPSYQPGRALTMFSSFINGTLPPGFH; translated from the exons ATGAACATTTCCTCGGTTTTACCTCTATTTCTAATTTTGTGCTACATAAGTGCCCAACAATGTTACGCAGGGGAAGCAGATGTTCTACGTGAATTTCTCAAGGCTCGGcgaacaaaaacaagaaatgtTATGAGTCAAGGCCTAGCTGTTGCTGATAAACAGATATCAGTGTCAAAATTCATAGTGCCACAGGTAGGATCAAAGAAAAATGACAAGATCTCGGCATTGCCAGGGCAACCAAAAGGCATCAATTTTGCACAATATTCAGGATATGTAACTGTTGATGCTAATGCTGGTAGAGCTTTGTTCTATTACTTTGCAGAATCATCTAATGACCCTTCTACCAAGCCTCTTGTTTTGTGGCTAAATGGAG GACCTGGTTGCTCTTCATTCGGGAATGGAGGGATGGCGGAACTTGGACCATTCCGCGTCAATGAAGACGGAAAAACATTGTGGCTCAACCCATTTGCCTGGAACAAAG TGGCAAATGTCCTGTTTTTAGAATCACCAGCTGGTGTTGGATTCTCTTATTCTAATACATCATCAGATTATACCACTGGTGACGAAAAAACTAGACAAGACAGTTTCACATTTCTCGTCAATTGGATGGAAAGATTCTCAGAATATAAAAATCGCTATTTCTACATTATTGGGGAGAGTTATGCTGGTCACTATGTACCTCAACTTGCTCAATTGATCTTATCTCAGAAGAAAACAAAACACAACCTTGTCATCAACTTGCAAGGAATAGCT ACTGGAAATGCCCTCCTTGACGATGAAACATGGAATAGTGGTTCATACGACTTTTATTGGACACACGCACTAATATCAGATGAAGTCCATGATGGAATTGTCAAGAATTGCAACTTCTCGACAGAAACGTCTACCTCAGAAGCTTGTGACAAGTACACAAGTGAAGCAGATTCATGTCAAGgcaatatatatagttataacACATATTCCCAACTCTGCAACTCCTCTTCCTATACTTCCCTTCCT ATAGATGGATTTGATCCATGCTCAGCTGATTACGTAGAGAATTACCTCAACACTGCTGAAGTGCAAAAGGCACTTAAAGTCAGAGATATACCCCATTCCTGGGAGTCTTGCAG TGATGACATAGGCGGCTATTGGCAAGACTCCCCGAATACTGTTCTACCAATCTTCCAAGAACTCATGCAAAGTGGCATCAGAGTTTGGATTTATAG TGGAGACGTAGATCATATTTTGTCTGTAACGACAAGTAGATATGCTatcaacaaaatcaaaacaCCAATTAAAACGGCATGGTACCCATGGTTCTTCAATGGGGAG GTTGGTGGTTACGCAGTAGAATACCAGAACTTAACATTTGTGACGGTCAGAGGAGCAGGACATCTCGTGCCAAGCTATCAACCTGGCCGTGCATTGACCATGTTCTCGTCCTTCATCAATGGCACACTCCCTCCTGGTTTCCATTAA